A portion of the Streptomyces erythrochromogenes genome contains these proteins:
- a CDS encoding PTS sugar transporter subunit IIA, translating to MTSVTSPLAGRAIGLAAVPDPVFSGAMVGPGTAIDPVREPSEAVSPVDGVVVSLHPHAYVVVDGEGHGVLTHLGIDTVQLNGEGFELLVNKGDTVTRGQAVIRWNPAAVEALGKSPICPVVALEATAESLSGVVESGDVKADDALFSWQ from the coding sequence ATGACCAGCGTGACGTCCCCTCTTGCCGGTCGCGCCATCGGACTCGCGGCAGTGCCGGATCCGGTGTTCTCCGGCGCGATGGTGGGACCGGGCACCGCCATCGACCCCGTGCGCGAGCCCTCGGAGGCGGTCTCCCCCGTCGACGGTGTGGTGGTCTCCCTGCACCCGCACGCGTACGTGGTGGTCGACGGTGAAGGTCATGGTGTACTCACGCACCTCGGCATCGACACGGTCCAGCTCAACGGCGAGGGCTTCGAGCTGCTCGTCAACAAGGGCGACACCGTGACCCGCGGCCAGGCGGTCATCCGTTGGAACCCCGCTGCCGTCGAGGCCCTCGGCAAGTCCCCGATCTGCCCCGTCGTGGCGCTCGAGGCGACGGCCGAGTCCCTGTCCGGCGTCGTCGAGTCCGGCGACGTCAAGGCTGACGACGCTCTCTTCAGCTGGCAGTGA